One genomic segment of Vibrio agarivorans includes these proteins:
- a CDS encoding AraC family transcriptional regulator, with protein sequence MKDNNAEEQGILDHQNSIDMSIFKDVGLTTISFDKVSAKGKMISIRKHTRYIHYPAHTHDYVELCYVLQGKSEQHIEGKKIRLNKGNILFMGPGAVHEILPSAKDDIVINFIVHKKFFNYIFEFIDDSSSLSTFFIDAIFKNSTSKALIYDTLGKQPIENLLDDIIEQLTNKERFMEAKIKFLLGLLVIELIQDSPQIIDKKSYESKVLTQVIGHIEKNLQQANLNTIAEQLNMKNYNLSKLIKKESGKTFNALLRDIRFTKFCELIKVTNVSINELAIEVGFSNTSDFYRKFRTKFGISPREYRNMSDSARMF encoded by the coding sequence ATGAAAGACAACAATGCTGAAGAACAAGGAATCCTCGACCATCAAAACAGCATTGATATGTCTATCTTCAAGGATGTAGGACTAACGACGATCTCTTTTGATAAGGTTTCAGCCAAAGGCAAGATGATCTCTATTAGGAAGCACACACGTTACATTCATTATCCAGCGCACACCCATGATTATGTCGAACTATGTTATGTATTGCAGGGAAAGTCTGAACAGCATATTGAAGGGAAAAAAATCAGACTAAACAAAGGTAACATTCTGTTTATGGGGCCTGGCGCTGTTCACGAGATATTACCATCGGCCAAAGATGATATTGTCATCAACTTCATCGTCCACAAAAAATTTTTCAATTACATTTTCGAATTTATCGATGACAGCAGCAGCCTTTCTACCTTCTTTATTGATGCCATTTTTAAAAATAGCACTTCTAAAGCACTGATATACGATACGTTGGGCAAGCAACCTATTGAAAACTTGTTAGATGACATTATCGAACAGTTAACCAATAAAGAACGGTTTATGGAAGCAAAAATCAAGTTTCTTCTTGGTTTACTGGTCATCGAGTTGATTCAAGATAGCCCCCAGATCATCGATAAGAAATCGTATGAAAGTAAGGTTCTGACACAAGTCATCGGTCATATTGAAAAAAATTTGCAACAGGCTAACCTCAACACTATTGCTGAGCAGCTTAATATGAAAAACTACAACCTTTCTAAGTTAATTAAGAAAGAAAGTGGCAAAACCTTCAATGCGCTATTGCGTGATATTCGTTTTACCAAATTTTGTGAGTTGATCAAAGTCACAAATGTGAGTATTAACGAACTCGCTATCGAAGTTGGATTCTCTAACACAAGTGATTTTTATAGAAAATTTCGAACTAAGTTCGGTATCTCACCCCGTGAATATCGCAACATGTCTGACAGCGCCAGGATGTTTTAA
- a CDS encoding glycoside-pentoside-hexuronide (GPH):cation symporter, which yields MTGLKVREKIAYGAGDAGCAFVWQTVMLFLAFFYTDVYGLSPAHMGTMFLIVRILDAITDPLIGSLADRTNSKFGRYRPYLLWVAVPFGISCILVFYTPEFGETGKLIYAYASYIFLTLMYTMINVPYCAMANTLSSDSNERTSLQSYRFTMTSIAGLVIVVLAMKLVDYIGGGDLRLGYIGAMSVMSSLSVVLFLFCFFNVKEKHDVRQTKSGNLKDDLKHLSKNPAWRVLFIQNIIMLVGFVLKDAVIIYYVVSFLERPDLVTLFMVLGKLAGVLGAMCAIPLFGKLDKVKSYQIINYLMGMFAVLMFFIPSHQINLLIALMIIVNFLKMAASPFLWSMMSDVVDYEKHLSGRSLGGVVFSTNLFSIKFGVALGGAMLGWLLAFGGYVGGAEVQSVSALTMINALYTLIPGAIFITVAAMVNFYPLTEKRVKEVKESLN from the coding sequence ATGACAGGGTTAAAAGTAAGAGAAAAGATAGCTTACGGTGCCGGTGATGCGGGTTGCGCATTTGTATGGCAAACCGTGATGCTATTTTTGGCGTTTTTTTACACGGATGTGTACGGTTTGTCTCCTGCCCACATGGGGACAATGTTCCTAATCGTAAGAATTCTCGATGCAATAACTGACCCTCTGATTGGTTCGTTGGCAGATCGTACAAACTCCAAATTTGGTCGTTATCGCCCATATTTACTTTGGGTTGCTGTGCCGTTTGGAATTTCTTGTATCTTAGTTTTCTATACTCCGGAATTTGGCGAAACAGGCAAACTCATATACGCCTATGCATCATATATATTCCTCACTTTAATGTACACAATGATCAATGTACCTTATTGTGCGATGGCCAATACGCTTTCTAGCGATTCAAACGAAAGAACGAGTTTGCAGTCATATCGATTTACGATGACCTCAATTGCAGGCTTGGTGATTGTCGTTCTTGCAATGAAACTTGTCGATTACATCGGTGGTGGTGATTTACGTCTGGGTTATATCGGCGCAATGTCGGTTATGTCAAGCCTATCTGTTGTTCTATTCCTGTTCTGCTTTTTTAATGTCAAAGAGAAGCATGATGTGAGACAGACTAAAAGTGGTAACTTGAAAGATGACTTGAAACACTTGTCTAAGAATCCTGCATGGCGAGTACTATTTATTCAGAATATCATCATGTTAGTTGGCTTTGTGCTGAAAGATGCCGTCATTATCTATTATGTGGTGAGCTTTTTGGAAAGACCTGATTTAGTGACACTATTTATGGTCTTAGGAAAATTGGCGGGTGTACTAGGTGCCATGTGTGCGATACCTCTGTTTGGAAAGCTTGATAAAGTAAAATCATATCAGATTATCAATTATCTAATGGGCATGTTCGCTGTATTAATGTTCTTCATACCAAGTCACCAAATTAATTTGCTCATTGCTCTGATGATCATTGTTAACTTTTTGAAAATGGCAGCAAGTCCATTCCTATGGAGCATGATGTCTGATGTTGTTGATTATGAAAAACATCTTTCAGGACGCTCTTTAGGTGGTGTGGTTTTCTCAACAAATCTATTTTCAATAAAATTTGGTGTCGCGCTAGGTGGGGCCATGTTAGGTTGGCTGTTAGCATTCGGTGGGTATGTTGGAGGTGCAGAGGTTCAATCTGTTAGCGCTCTTACAATGATTAATGCGTTATATACACTCATTCCAGGTGCTATTTTTATCACCGTAGCCGCTATGGTTAATTTCTACCCACTGACTGAAAAGCGCGTAAAAGAAGTTAAAGAAAGTTTAAATTAA
- a CDS encoding glycoside hydrolase family 88 protein has translation MYNDLSWVDNAWSDIVNKVKLTSDELTVNFPSMTTDGQYCDTHAPWAWVVGFWPGLLWLLYEKEHYEPFKTIAINREELMDQPLEEYVNIHHDVGFMWQLTSIKQYELLGNEKSRTRALTAASHLASRFNIGGNFLTAWNKNDVSSADPRGLSIIDSMMNLPILYWAAEQLNSPRFALIAKAHADTVLKEFIRPDGSVRHMVEFNYLEGGVKAYHGGQGYSEDSAWSRGASWAIHGFALSYKYTKERKYLDAAMKTADFFLSYLPNDHVPHWDFRAPKDDTTPRDTSAAACAASGMLLIADLINDKKAADKYIQAANNILHSLHQRYTTFNQPEEQGILTGGAFNVPKGLGVDCSLIYGDYYYVEAISKLVDKVRMTDKNQVLDTEYCE, from the coding sequence ATGTATAACGATTTATCATGGGTAGACAACGCATGGTCAGATATTGTAAACAAAGTTAAACTAACAAGTGATGAGTTAACGGTAAATTTTCCGTCAATGACCACTGATGGCCAATATTGTGATACTCATGCTCCTTGGGCTTGGGTTGTCGGGTTCTGGCCTGGCCTTTTATGGTTACTGTACGAAAAAGAGCACTACGAACCATTTAAAACTATCGCGATAAATCGTGAAGAATTAATGGATCAACCGCTGGAGGAATACGTAAATATCCATCACGATGTCGGTTTTATGTGGCAACTCACTTCGATCAAACAGTATGAACTACTTGGGAATGAAAAATCGCGAACACGTGCTTTGACTGCAGCTAGTCACTTAGCAAGTCGTTTTAACATTGGGGGTAATTTCCTTACTGCTTGGAACAAGAATGACGTTAGCAGTGCCGACCCTCGCGGCCTAAGTATCATCGATAGTATGATGAACCTGCCAATTTTATACTGGGCAGCAGAGCAACTCAATTCACCACGTTTTGCCTTGATTGCTAAAGCTCATGCCGATACTGTTTTAAAAGAGTTTATCCGCCCAGATGGTTCAGTTCGACATATGGTTGAATTCAACTATCTGGAAGGTGGTGTTAAAGCCTATCATGGTGGACAGGGTTATTCTGAAGACTCAGCTTGGAGCCGAGGCGCGTCATGGGCGATACACGGATTTGCGTTGAGTTACAAGTACACCAAAGAACGTAAGTATCTCGACGCGGCAATGAAAACAGCTGACTTCTTTTTGAGTTACCTACCTAATGACCATGTACCACATTGGGATTTTAGAGCACCAAAAGATGACACAACACCTCGAGATACTTCTGCTGCTGCCTGTGCAGCGAGTGGCATGCTGTTGATTGCTGATTTAATTAACGACAAGAAAGCTGCCGATAAGTATATACAAGCAGCAAACAACATTCTTCACAGCTTACATCAGAGATATACGACATTTAATCAGCCTGAAGAACAGGGTATTTTGACTGGCGGCGCATTCAATGTGCCAAAAGGCTTAGGTGTTGACTGTTCACTCATTTATGGTGACTACTATTATGTGGAAGCTATTTCAAAGCTCGTTGACAAAGTAAGAATGACTGACAAAAATCAAGTACTAGACACTGAGTATTGTGAATAA
- a CDS encoding sodium:solute symporter family transporter has translation MVDIAVVIVYFGFLIAIGMAFKSFSSSTSDYFRGGGKMLWWMVGSTSFMTAVSAMTFTGHMGKALTGGFAVATTVFYANALGYLCNYLFFAAKARQMRVVTPLEGVRMRLGPLNEQIFTWANVPLSVLQASIWINALAVFTSAVIGVPLEQTIVVAGCVVLFMSLVGGSWAVVASDFMQMIILTTMTLVTGAVAIWKSGGFMPLMEAGLPEQPFVGDGYNHTYLFVGWFIFMFIKQFFSTNNMVDSYRYISAKDTKNARKAAMLAGTLMLIGPVLWFVPAWYVAAHYPDTSTWGLAGLGNKVADATYFMFVSREMPVGMVGLMLAAMFAATMSSMDSALNRNAGIILKSVYEPYFCKNHSEKHLIFVSKLLTAMFGIVIIIAALFLTSLKEFGLFDLTMLISTLIGFPILIPSIMCFFVRKTPDWAGWGTVLVGMMVSATIAFGMTPEVIELILNLEQPLTSREYTEMKSVTLGLIGHMSITLPFFVLSQYFYKGHSEQRQKEIDQFFSNVDTEVIVEDTPQSIAMDNRQNGVLGKMVLIASLFILTLTLVPNPMWGRMLFVIISAILALVGFILVKSKRSVETTTVTKQEVNA, from the coding sequence ATGGTAGATATTGCGGTTGTCATTGTGTACTTTGGTTTTTTAATCGCTATTGGTATGGCGTTTAAATCTTTCAGTTCGTCTACGAGTGATTACTTTCGTGGTGGTGGTAAGATGCTTTGGTGGATGGTCGGTTCCACGTCGTTTATGACGGCAGTGAGTGCAATGACTTTTACTGGGCACATGGGAAAAGCGCTAACCGGTGGTTTTGCGGTTGCGACAACCGTGTTCTATGCGAATGCACTAGGCTATTTATGCAACTACTTGTTCTTCGCCGCAAAAGCACGTCAGATGCGAGTAGTGACACCGTTAGAAGGTGTACGTATGCGTCTTGGTCCTTTAAATGAACAGATATTCACTTGGGCCAATGTACCATTAAGCGTACTACAAGCATCCATTTGGATTAATGCTCTGGCGGTCTTCACAAGTGCAGTTATCGGTGTTCCATTGGAGCAAACGATCGTAGTAGCGGGTTGTGTCGTGCTATTTATGTCTCTTGTAGGTGGTAGTTGGGCAGTTGTCGCTTCAGATTTCATGCAAATGATCATTCTGACTACAATGACGCTTGTCACAGGTGCTGTCGCAATTTGGAAATCTGGCGGCTTTATGCCGCTTATGGAAGCTGGACTCCCTGAGCAGCCATTTGTAGGTGATGGATATAACCACACTTACCTATTTGTTGGTTGGTTCATTTTCATGTTCATCAAACAGTTCTTCAGTACAAACAACATGGTCGATTCCTATCGCTATATCTCTGCTAAAGACACTAAGAACGCACGTAAAGCGGCGATGCTAGCAGGTACGTTAATGCTGATTGGTCCAGTACTTTGGTTCGTTCCAGCATGGTATGTTGCAGCGCATTACCCTGACACAAGCACATGGGGCCTTGCTGGTCTTGGTAATAAAGTGGCGGATGCAACCTACTTTATGTTTGTTAGTCGTGAGATGCCAGTCGGCATGGTAGGCCTGATGCTCGCAGCGATGTTTGCGGCAACAATGTCTTCGATGGATTCTGCTCTTAACAGAAATGCGGGTATTATTCTTAAGAGTGTGTACGAACCATACTTCTGTAAGAATCACTCTGAAAAGCATCTTATTTTCGTTAGTAAGTTGCTAACCGCGATGTTTGGTATCGTTATCATCATTGCTGCTCTGTTCCTGACCTCGCTTAAAGAGTTTGGCTTGTTTGATTTGACGATGCTCATTAGTACGCTCATCGGTTTCCCAATTTTGATTCCTTCGATCATGTGCTTCTTCGTTAGAAAAACGCCTGACTGGGCCGGTTGGGGTACAGTTTTAGTGGGTATGATGGTCTCCGCTACCATTGCGTTCGGAATGACTCCTGAAGTGATTGAGTTGATTCTTAATTTGGAACAGCCGCTTACTTCACGTGAGTACACCGAGATGAAGTCAGTGACCTTAGGCTTGATCGGTCATATGAGTATCACGCTGCCATTCTTTGTACTGTCTCAGTATTTCTACAAAGGTCATTCTGAGCAAAGACAAAAAGAAATCGATCAGTTCTTCTCGAACGTTGATACCGAAGTGATTGTGGAAGATACACCACAAAGTATTGCAATGGATAATCGCCAGAATGGTGTATTAGGTAAGATGGTTCTGATCGCATCACTGTTCATCTTAACCTTAACGTTAGTACCAAATCCTATGTGGGGTAGAATGCTATTTGTTATCATTTCAGCGATTCTGGCTCTTGTTGGTTTTATTCTGGTTAAATCTAAGCGCTCGGTTGAAACAACAACAGTGACCAAGCAAGAAGTTAATGCGTAG